Genomic segment of Sphingomonas telluris:
ATCTCGGCGGCCTTGGCCTCGACCAGCTTCACGATGTGCTCGACCATGTCGGCATCCTGCACGTGATGGTCGGTGACACCCGACAAATAGACCATGTGCTTGCCCTGGCCACCGCCCGTAATGCCGATGTCGGTCTCGCGTGCCTCGCCCGGACCGTTCACGACGCAGCCCAGCACAGACAGCGACATAGGGGTACGAATATGCTGCAGCCGCTCTTCGAGCGCCTGCACCGTGCGGATGACGTCGAAGCCCTGCCTTGCGCAACTCGGGCAGGAGACGACGCGCACGCCGCGGTTGCGGATGCCGAGCGCCTTCAGGATCTCGTAGCCGACGCGCACCTCTTCCTCCGGCTCCGCGGAGAGCGAGACGCGGATGGTGTCCCCGATTCCTGCCCAGAGCAGCGAACCGATGCCGATGGAAGATTTCACTGTCCCACCGATGAGGCCACCCGCCTCGGTGATGCCCAGGTGCAGCGGGCAGTCTACGGCCTCGGCCAGCGCCTGATAGGCCGCGACAGCGAGGAAGACGTCGGAGGCTTTGACGGCGACCTTGTACTCATGGAAATCGTGATCCTCGAGGATCCGGATGTGATCGAGAGCGCTCTCGACCAGCGCCTCGGGGCAGGGCTCCCCATATTTTTCGAGCAAGTCCTTCTCCAGGCTGCCCGCGTTCACGCCAATCCGGATCGCGCAGCCGTTGGCCCGAGCGGCTGCGATGACCTCCTTCACGCGCTCTTCGGAGCCGATGTTCCCGGGATTGATGCGCAGACAGGCCGCACCCGCATCAGCGGCTTCGAGGGCGCGCTTGTAGTGAAAGTGGATGTCCGCGACGATTGGCACGTTCGCCGCGCGAACAATTTCCCTCAGCGCAGCGGTGCTGTCCTGGTCGGGGCAGGACACGCGGATGATGTCCACGCCAGCCTCTTCGCAGCGCCGGATCTGGTTGATCGTCGCGCATGCATCGGCGGTCGGCGTGTTGGTCATCGTCTGTACGGTCACGGGGGCATCACCGCCCACCGGGACGGAGCCAACCATGATCTGGCGCGACTTGCGCCGTTCGATCGTACGCCAGGGGCGAATTGCGGACATGCGCCGACATATAAGGGCGCCCGCCGTCAGGGCCAAGCGAGGCGCTCGCGACGATTCGCGTTGAATAATCGATGATGGTAAACGCGTTAACGGATTCACGGGGGCGCCGATGAACCTTCTCGCCCGAAGGTCTGAGTGGACTCGTCCCGAAAAGGACCGTGCCGCCGCGACTCCCTTCGCCGGCGGTTCCCAGCATTACTTCGCCTTCATCAGCTACAGTCACCGCGACGCGCCGGTCGCCGACTGGCTCCAGGAAGAGCTGGAAGGCTTCAAGGTGCCGATGCAGCTCGTCGGCAGGATAACCAAGCACGGATCGATCCCGCGCCGGCTGACCCCCGTCTTTCGCGACCTCGAAGAGTTGCCCGCTTCCGACGATCTCGGCACGGAAATCCACGAGGCAATCTCCACATCGCGCTTCCTGATCGTCCTCTGCTCCCCGGAATCTGCGAAATCGCGGTGGACGAACGCGGAGATTGAGGCGTTCAAGCTGGCCCACCCCGAGGGGTTCATGCTTGCCGCAATCGTCGCCGGCGAGCCGTTCGCAAGCGATGACCCGGAACACGAGGCCGAGGAGTGCCTGCCGCGAGCCCTACGCTTCAAATACGATCGGCGGGGCCGCATCACCGACAAACGCGCCGAGCCTCTGGCTGCCGACCTGCGCGGGTCGGCAGACAATCGGCGGCTCGGTTTCCTGAAGCTCGTCGCCGGAATGCTGGACGTCGGCCTGGACGATCTCGTGCGCCGCGACGCCGTGCGCCGGCAGCGGAGGCTCGCACTGCTCGCCGCAGCCTCGCTTGCCGGGATGATCGTGACCAGCGGCCTTGCGATAACCGCCATCGAGGCCCGCGATGCCGCCCGCGACCAGCGCCGAGAGGCGGAAGGCCTGATCAGCTTCATGCTCGGCGACCTGCAGCAGAAGCTCCAGCCAATCGGGCGCCTCGACGCGCTCGATGGCGTCGGTGCTCGGGTGCTCGACTATTACAAGAAGCAGGACAAGGCGGACCTCAGCGATTCCGCCCTCAAGCAGCGCTCACAGGCTTTGGCGCTGATGGGCGCGGTTGCCAATTCACGCGGCAATCTCGACGCGTCGATGCGGCTCTACCAAGAGGCTCTAGCCGGCACGGCGGAGGCGATCCGTCGCAATCCGCAAGACCCGGAGCGCTACTACGAACACGCCCAGAACGTCTTCTATACCGCCGACATCGCACTTCGGCGCGGCGATGCGAAAGGCGCTCTAGCGGCTCTGCAAGAATACAAGTCGCTGGCCGACAAGATGGTCGCTCTCGCGCCAGACAGCATGAAGTATCGGATGGAGGCGCAGAACGCGACGGTGAACTTGGGCACCACGATGTACACGCAGCGGCGCTTCCCGGAGGCAGCCGCACAGTTCGAGCAAGCGCTTCGCTCCATGGACGCCTTCGCCACGGCCGATCCGCAGAACGAGGAATATCAGAAGTCGCTCGTCGAGACTCTCGCCTGGTCCGCGGATGCGCATTTCGCGGGCGGGCAGCTCGACGTGGCAACTCCGGAGCGCGAGCGGCACGTCGCCTTGCTCGAACGATTGCTGAAACGGAGCCGTGGCGACGTCTATTACGGCGAGAAGCTCATCACCGCCCACCGAGCACTTGCCGGTCTTTACGCGTACCGGGGACGCCTGGATGTAGCGACCGCACAGGCGCGCGAAGCCGCAGCGCATGCGGATCAGCTGCTCGCGGTAGAGGGCAACAACAGCAAATGGCTGGAATATTCGGCGCAGGCCCGGTTCGTGCTCGCGCAATACCTTCTCGCATCGGCCAAGCGCGCCGAAGCGGCATCTGAAATCGACACGGGTTGCGCGGTGGCGAAATCGCTCATCGCGCGCGACCCCAAGGTGTCGGATTGGCGAATCCTTCGCCGCAGCTGCCTGATCGCGAAAGCCAATTTGGATTTAGCGTCCGGCTCGGCCACGGGCGCACTCGCGAACGCCAACCAGGCGCTGGAAATCGCCAGATCGACAAGGAGCACCGATCCGGTCGACGACGGTTACGCCATCGCGAAGGCCAGCCGGATCGCCGGCGATGCCCAGCGCGCGCTGGGCAATAGGGCTGCGGCCACGCAGCTATGGACACAGGCGCTTGCGGCAGTGCCGCGGACGGCTGCCGAGCGGCCCATGGAAATGAGCGAGCACGCGCTGATCCTGAAGCGGCTGGGCCGTTCGGCGGAAAGCGCTCAGCTCGCCGGCAAGCTTTCAGCGATGGGCTATCGCGAACCAGAATTCAGAATCGGGTGAGGGGGACCAAGGAGGACGCATCCATGACACAGGATGAAACACTCACGGCAGCACATCAGCGGTCCGCCGAGGAGGAGGACAAGCTCGACGGAGACAACGCCGTCAATGTCACGCTGACGGCGACTCTCAACGGGAGCGTCATTACTATCACCGGATCGGGCGGGGCGACGCTTCCGAAAGATTCGGGGGCAACGCAGTTCAATTTCACGCTCATCGATAATACCGGCTTCAACGTGAAGTTCGCGAGTCTCGACGCGGCCGACAATTCGACAGCCTGCCCGCCGCCATCGGGTGAGAATTCGCAGCAGATCACGGGCGTGAACATCCACAACAACCAGACGCCGAAGATGGCCGGGTTCACCGACAACAACAGCAATAACGCGGCCAACGGACCGATGAGCGTGACCTATGCTTGGAACTTCACTTGCAACCCGGGCGCAACGGTGAACCAATACGACCCGGTCATCACGAACGGCGGCAAAACCTGAGGGGATTGCGATAAACGCACCTGAGTTCAGCGTCGGTACCGGTCGGCGGGTGCGCGAGTGCCCGCCGTCAGTACCTTTCGTTCTTGCCGTCGGGATTACCGGGCATCGCAAGGACGCTCTGCCGGACGAGTCCGTATCTCGGCTGAGCGAGCGTCTTCGTGCCACGCTCGAAGAGATTAGGAGCGGTGCGGAGGCCGTTCAGGTAGCCAGCGGTATATTCTTCACCCCCTCCGCCGTCCGTCTGATCTTCGTTTCGCCCCTCGCCGATGGCGCGGACCAGATCGCCGCCGAGATCGCCCTCGACCTGGGCTACGAGCTTCATGCGATCCTGCCCTTCGCTCGCAACCGCTATCGGCTGGACCTCACCGACGACGACGCCCGCCGCCGGCTCGACGATCTCCTGAAGCAATCCTCGTGCGTGTTGGAACTGCCGGGCAGCAGCGCCCAGGACCTCGACGCCTACGTCATGGCCGGCCGTGCGACCGTTGCGCATGGCGACGTCCTGATCGCGGTTTGGGACGGCCTTCCCGCACGAGGTCGGGGCGGTACGGGCGATATCGTCAGCTTCGCCTTCGAACGCGCCACGCCTATCATCCACGTGCCCGTCAACGCAGATGAGCCGACGAAACTGCGGTGGAGCGCCTTCGAGCCGGCCGTCGTGACACGCCTCGACGATGCAGCAACGTCCCGCGAGTTCGATAGCGAGCAGCTTCGCGGGTTACTCGGCGCCCTCCTTGCTCCCCCGCCGGACCCGCAGGAGCAGGAATTCATTCGCCTCTTCCAGCGCGAGTGCCGCAGACGGCTTCGCCCTCGAATAGAATATCCGCTAATGCTGGCGGCGACCGGCGTGTCGCGCCTGCGCCGGCACCACTGGCGAGGCGACATCGCGGAAGAGTTCACCCGCAAGGAATGGCAGGGCTTCTGTGAAGCCTGCGACCGCGCTGAGGCGGTTTCAACGCCCAACGGCAATCTGCAAGCTTGGTATACCTGGGCCGACAGCCTCGCGAGCCATTACGCCCAATCCTATCGCAGCGGGCACGTGTTCAACTTCGTGCTTGCCGCCACCGCAGTCCTGCTTGCCCTCGCCACGCTGGTGGCGCCGGACTGGAAGAAGCTACTGGCCTTCGCCGAGTTCGGCGCAGTTCTCCTGATCCTCGCCAACACATGGACCGGCAACAAATACCAGTGGCACAGGCGCTGGCTCGACTATCGCCAACTCGCCGAACGGCTGCGGCCAATGCGCAGCCTCAAAATTGTGGGTGTGTCGTCGCCGGACCCTCCTGGGACCGCCGCGAATCCGGTGGCCCGGCGGTGGGTCGAATGGTACGCGTGCGCGGTCTGGCGCGCTGCGGGATGCCCGAACGGCACCATCGCCCCGGCGGGCGTTCACCGGCTCGCGGAGACCATCGCCGACCACGAGCTTGCCCCACAAACGGCATACCACCGGACGAGCGCCCACCAGGCGGAGCGGCTCGACGGAAGGCTGGAAGCCGTCGGTTATGCCCTGTTCGGCCTGGCGCTCCTGGGCTGTGTGGTCCTCATTACCGGCTTCTGGCTCGCGCCTGAGTGGGTCAAGTACAACAGCAATCTCTTCACGATCCTGTCGGCCGGGCTTCCCGCGATCGGCACGGCCGTGATCGGCATCCGCGTCCAGGGCGACTATGTCGGCGGGGCCGTGCGCTCCGAACATACGGCTCGAGTGCTCGAGCAGATTGCCGGGAAGCTCCGCAATGAAGGCGGCGACCTGAACCGCGCAGGCGACCTTGTGGAGCAGGCCGCCCGGGCCATGCTTTCGGACCTCGACGAGTGGCGGCTGCTCAACCAGCAGCACGATTTGTCGGTAGGCTAGTTCTTCGCCTTCACGAAGGCTGCGACGGACGCCACCAGCTCGCGATCGACCGACAGCGACGGGCTCGCATAGGCTTCGAGGTTGGTCGCGCGGTCATCGCCCACGACGCCGGTATCGCCTCGCCGCAAACCATTCGGCCACCTCAACCTTCCTTCTTCGGACGTCCCCGCTTCACGGGGGTAGGCGGCTCCAGCTTCACGCCGCGGGCCTTCAGCGCCTCGCGGAGGAGGCATTCCACCTGGCTATTCACGCTCCGCAAGTCGGCGGCGGCGCAGCGCTCGACCGCGGACCAAAGGTCCGGGTCCACGCGTAGCGGATAGGCTTTGCGCTCGCCGCCGGGCACGACTTCAGGCCTAAGTGTAGAGGGTGCCGGTGTTGACGACGGGCTGAGTGTCGCGCTCCCCGCAGAGGACCACCATCAGGTTCGACACCATCGCCGCACGACGCTCGTCGTCGAGATGGACGACATTTTTCTCCGACAAGGCATCCAGCGCCATCTCGACCATGCCGACGGCGCCGTCGACGAGGGTCCGGCGCGCCGCGACGACGGCCTGCGCCTGTTGCCGGCGGAGCATCGCACCGGCGATCTCGGTCGCATAGGCGAGGTGCGTGAAGCCGCACTCGTCAATGGTGATGCCGGCGACCGCGAGACGCGCGATCAGCTCCTTGCGAAGCTCCACTCCGACCTCGTCGTGATTGCCGCGGAGAGTGATCTCCTTGTGCTCGAAGTCGTCATAGGGATAGCGCGAGCCGACGGTGCGGATCGCGGCCTCCACCTGGACTTTCACAAACTCCTTGTAGTCGTCGACGTCGAACAGGGCCTGCGCCGTGTCCACCACGCGCCAGACGATCTGGGCAGCGATCTCAATGGGATTGCCGCGAAGGTCGTTCACCTTGATGCGGTCGGAAATGAAATTGACCGCGCGGACCGACACCTTCTTGCGGGCCATCCACGGCCATACCCACCGCAGACCGGTGCTGCGATCGGTGCCGCGGTAGTCGCCGAACAGGGTGATCGCTGCGGCCTGGTTCGGCTGCAGCATGAAGAAGCCGCTGAGGATCAGAACGGCTAGCAATGACGCCCCCAACGTCGTCCATAGAAAGAGCCCCTCGCCGTGCGTCCGGATCAGCCCCAGAAACCCGAAACCGCCCATCACGATGCAGAGCAAGAGAAGGAACAGCATCAAATAGCCGCTCGTCGTTCCGGCCGACCGCTCGGTGCTGGCCTTTAGTGCAATCACATCCCCTGTAGACACGAATGCCTCCTTCGATAATCTGATATCATCATTATATCGCAGCCGTAGCGGAGTCAATCAGCTCGCTTTCAGGGTCCCGGCTCTGCTAGGCGCGCAGCCGATGCCCCGTCCTCAATGGAAACTCGTAATTCATGGCGGCGCCGGCGCGATGCGGCCTGCCCATGGCGACTCCGACCATGAGCAGCGCGCCCGCCAGGGTTTGCGCGATGCGCTCGATGCGGGTGCTGCAGTTCTCGCCGACGGAGGGAAGTCGGTAGACGCCGTCGAGGCCGCCGTGCGCGTCCTCGAGGACGATGCCTGCTTCAACGCGGGTCGAGGTTCGACGCTGAATGCGGAAGGGCTCGTCGAGCTCGATGCGGCGATCATGGACGGCAGCAACCGCCGGGCCGGAGCCGTCGCCGGGCTGAAGACGACGCGCGCGCCGATCAGTCTCGCGCGCATCCTGATGGAGCGAGGACCGCACGTCTTCCTGTCCTATGAAGGCGCGGACCGCATGGCTCACGAGGCCGGGCTGGAGCAGGTCGACAACAGCTGGTTCGTAACCGGCGAGCGCCGCCGCCAACTCGACGAGCTGATGGCGAAGGGCGGTTTCGATGCGGACGTGAAGTACGGCACGGTCGGAGCGGTCGCCGTCGATACGTCGGGCCATATCGCCGCAGCGACTTCGACCGGCGGGCTGACTGCCAAGCAGTGGGGCCGCATCGGCGATTCTCCGCTGATTGGCGCGGGCACCTATGCCGACGATCGCTCGGCGGCCGTTTCCGCGACAGGCTCAGGCGAGTATTTCATCCGCGCGGTCGCCGCACACCAACTCGCCGAGCGCATGCGGCTGGCGGGTGAGTCGCTTCAGGAGGCGCTCGACGGCGTTCTTGAGGACATTCGCGAGCTCGGCGGGCTTGGCGGCATGATCGCGGTCGCGCCGACCGGCGAGGCGGCCTGGGGCTTTACCACTCGGGCGATGTACCGCGGCATCGCCGATGCGGAGACGCGGAACGTCGCGATCTACGCCGAGGAGGACGAGCGGTAGGGCAGCGACTTCCGCAGCCACTCCACCTCGCTGTCGATCGCCTCTCGCTCCTCGTCGAGGAACCGTGCCACCGCACGCCGGAAACCCGGATCGACAATGAAGTGCGCCGACTTGGTGATGACCGGCTCGTAGCCGCGCGCAAGCTTGTGCTCGCCCTGGGCGCCGGCCTGGACGTACTTTAGCCCGTTGGCGATCGCCCATTCGATGGCTTGGTAATAGCAGAGCTCGAAGTGAAGGAACTGCACCTCCCCAACCGCACCCCAGTAACGGCCATAGAGCGTGTCGGCACCGATCAGGTTGAGCGCTCCCGCAATCGGCTGCCCGTCGCGCAGGGCCAGGAACAGCAGCAGGCGGTCGCCCAAGCTCTCGCCGATCAGGTCGAAGAACCGGCGGGCCAGGTAGGGCCGGCCCCACTTCCGCGAGCCCGTGTCCTGATAGAAGTGCCACATCCACTCCCATTCGGCCGTGCCGATTTCGGATCCGCGTAGAGCGACGAAGTCGAGGTCCTTGCGGGCGGCAGCGCGTTCCTTGCGGATCGCCTTGCGCTTGCGGCTGGCGAGGGCGTCGAGGAAGTCGTCGAAGTCGCGGTAGCCGCGGTTTTCCCAATGGTACTGGATGCCGTGCCGCATCAGCCAGCCGCGCCGCTCGCACTCCGCGGCATCGGCGTCGCTCAGGAAGGTGATGTGAGCGGAGGACATCTCGTTCTGAGCCGCTACTGCCTCGGCTGCGGCAAGCAGAAACTGTGGCGAGCTTCCGAGCAGGCGCGGCCCCGGCACCGGTGTGAAGGGTACGGCGATCTGCAGCTTCGGATAGTAGCCGCCGCCAGCCCGCTCGAACGCATCGGCCCAGCCGTGGTCGAAAACATATTCGCCCTGGCTATGCGTCTTCAGATAGGCGGGTGCCGCGGCGATGAGATGGTCGGCATCATCCTCGACGAGGATCGCCGCAGGCGTCCAGCCGGTGCCCTTGCCGACGCTTCCCGATTCCTCGAGGGCCGACAGGAAGGCATGGCTGACAAATGGATCGTCGGCGGCGAGCCGGTCCCATGCCGGCCCGTTAAGCCCGCCTACGCCGGAGGCGAGCTTGGCAATGACTTCGGTTTCACGGTCGGCCATCGGCTTCCCAGATGAGGGCGTCGGCATGAACCTGCGCTTGCGCCCGGTCTTCGGGGGTTCGGATCGTCCAGCTGTAGACGGGCATGCGCTCACGGAGGCGAGCGACCCAGGGCTTGGCAAGCGCGGTGCGCTCGACCGCCACGAAATCGGGATCGGCGAGTGAGACGGCGATCCGCCGCCGCAGTGCGGGCAAACGATCGCGAATGACGAGACCCCTCCGGATGTCGGGCATGTTGGTCTTGAGCAGCCGCGAGATACGCGGGTCGAAGCTCATTACTCCAAAGGGGCCACGGTAGTCCGCGAGGCCCGTCTTCAACGCGGGCATCCAGCGCCAAATGTCGCCGTCGACCTTGACCTCCAGCAGCAGCGGCACCTCGCCGTTCACCAGTGCGAGCAGGCTCTCGAGCGTCGGGATCGGCCCTTCACCGACCTTCAAGCGCGTCAGCTCCGCGTGCGTGGATCGCCCGATGACGAGCGGGCTCGAGCACATCCGCCACGCATCACGGTCGTGGAACACGAGCACCTGATTGTCGGCGGTCAGCCGCAGGTCGCATTCAATCCCCGC
This window contains:
- the ispG gene encoding flavodoxin-dependent (E)-4-hydroxy-3-methylbut-2-enyl-diphosphate synthase, with protein sequence MSAIRPWRTIERRKSRQIMVGSVPVGGDAPVTVQTMTNTPTADACATINQIRRCEEAGVDIIRVSCPDQDSTAALREIVRAANVPIVADIHFHYKRALEAADAGAACLRINPGNIGSEERVKEVIAAARANGCAIRIGVNAGSLEKDLLEKYGEPCPEALVESALDHIRILEDHDFHEYKVAVKASDVFLAVAAYQALAEAVDCPLHLGITEAGGLIGGTVKSSIGIGSLLWAGIGDTIRVSLSAEPEEEVRVGYEILKALGIRNRGVRVVSCPSCARQGFDVIRTVQALEERLQHIRTPMSLSVLGCVVNGPGEARETDIGITGGGQGKHMVYLSGVTDHHVQDADMVEHIVKLVEAKAAEIEASLTAPTLNAAE
- a CDS encoding toll/interleukin-1 receptor domain-containing protein, coding for MNLLARRSEWTRPEKDRAAATPFAGGSQHYFAFISYSHRDAPVADWLQEELEGFKVPMQLVGRITKHGSIPRRLTPVFRDLEELPASDDLGTEIHEAISTSRFLIVLCSPESAKSRWTNAEIEAFKLAHPEGFMLAAIVAGEPFASDDPEHEAEECLPRALRFKYDRRGRITDKRAEPLAADLRGSADNRRLGFLKLVAGMLDVGLDDLVRRDAVRRQRRLALLAAASLAGMIVTSGLAITAIEARDAARDQRREAEGLISFMLGDLQQKLQPIGRLDALDGVGARVLDYYKKQDKADLSDSALKQRSQALALMGAVANSRGNLDASMRLYQEALAGTAEAIRRNPQDPERYYEHAQNVFYTADIALRRGDAKGALAALQEYKSLADKMVALAPDSMKYRMEAQNATVNLGTTMYTQRRFPEAAAQFEQALRSMDAFATADPQNEEYQKSLVETLAWSADAHFAGGQLDVATPERERHVALLERLLKRSRGDVYYGEKLITAHRALAGLYAYRGRLDVATAQAREAAAHADQLLAVEGNNSKWLEYSAQARFVLAQYLLASAKRAEAASEIDTGCAVAKSLIARDPKVSDWRILRRSCLIAKANLDLASGSATGALANANQALEIARSTRSTDPVDDGYAIAKASRIAGDAQRALGNRAAATQLWTQALAAVPRTAAERPMEMSEHALILKRLGRSAESAQLAGKLSAMGYREPEFRIG
- a CDS encoding toxin-antitoxin system HicB family antitoxin, which produces MPGGERKAYPLRVDPDLWSAVERCAAADLRSVNSQVECLLREALKARGVKLEPPTPVKRGRPKKEG
- a CDS encoding SPFH domain-containing protein is translated as MSTGDVIALKASTERSAGTTSGYLMLFLLLLCIVMGGFGFLGLIRTHGEGLFLWTTLGASLLAVLILSGFFMLQPNQAAAITLFGDYRGTDRSTGLRWVWPWMARKKVSVRAVNFISDRIKVNDLRGNPIEIAAQIVWRVVDTAQALFDVDDYKEFVKVQVEAAIRTVGSRYPYDDFEHKEITLRGNHDEVGVELRKELIARLAVAGITIDECGFTHLAYATEIAGAMLRRQQAQAVVAARRTLVDGAVGMVEMALDALSEKNVVHLDDERRAAMVSNLMVVLCGERDTQPVVNTGTLYT
- a CDS encoding isoaspartyl peptidase/L-asparaginase family protein, with protein sequence MPRPQWKLVIHGGAGAMRPAHGDSDHEQRARQGLRDALDAGAAVLADGGKSVDAVEAAVRVLEDDACFNAGRGSTLNAEGLVELDAAIMDGSNRRAGAVAGLKTTRAPISLARILMERGPHVFLSYEGADRMAHEAGLEQVDNSWFVTGERRRQLDELMAKGGFDADVKYGTVGAVAVDTSGHIAAATSTGGLTAKQWGRIGDSPLIGAGTYADDRSAAVSATGSGEYFIRAVAAHQLAERMRLAGESLQEALDGVLEDIRELGGLGGMIAVAPTGEAAWGFTTRAMYRGIADAETRNVAIYAEEDER
- a CDS encoding GNAT family N-acetyltransferase; the encoded protein is MADRETEVIAKLASGVGGLNGPAWDRLAADDPFVSHAFLSALEESGSVGKGTGWTPAAILVEDDADHLIAAAPAYLKTHSQGEYVFDHGWADAFERAGGGYYPKLQIAVPFTPVPGPRLLGSSPQFLLAAAEAVAAQNEMSSAHITFLSDADAAECERRGWLMRHGIQYHWENRGYRDFDDFLDALASRKRKAIRKERAAARKDLDFVALRGSEIGTAEWEWMWHFYQDTGSRKWGRPYLARRFFDLIGESLGDRLLLFLALRDGQPIAGALNLIGADTLYGRYWGAVGEVQFLHFELCYYQAIEWAIANGLKYVQAGAQGEHKLARGYEPVITKSAHFIVDPGFRRAVARFLDEEREAIDSEVEWLRKSLPYRSSSSA
- a CDS encoding glycerophosphodiester phosphodiesterase family protein, yielding MHAARSALPSCRSALPSKWMRSSRSGTDSLDPGPKGFAHRGLHYGSGFPENSLISFAAALELGAGIECDLRLTADNQVLVFHDRDAWRMCSSPLVIGRSTHAELTRLKVGEGPIPTLESLLALVNGEVPLLLEVKVDGDIWRWMPALKTGLADYRGPFGVMSFDPRISRLLKTNMPDIRRGLVIRDRLPALRRRIAVSLADPDFVAVERTALAKPWVARLRERMPVYSWTIRTPEDRAQAQVHADALIWEADGRP